In uncultured Trichococcus sp., the following proteins share a genomic window:
- the leuS gene encoding leucine--tRNA ligase has translation MGYTHKTIEKKWQKYWADNRTFKTTEEGGKPKYYVLDMFPYPSGQGLHVGHPEGYTATDIVARAKRAQGFNVLHPMGWDAFGLPAEQYALDTGNDPADFTEHNIKTFKRQIQSLGFSYDWSREINTTDPSYYKWTQWIFTKLYEQGLAYEAEVSVNWCPALGTVLANEEVVDGVSERGGHPVYRKPMRQWMLKITAYAERLLDDLELVDWPESIKEMQRNWIGRSEGSNVTFKIKDSDKDFTVFTTRPDTLYGATYAVMAPELPLVKEIMSGQQAEAVEAYIDSISLKSDLDRTELAKEKTGVFTGAYAINPVNGKEIPIWIADYVLATYGTGAIMAVPAHDTRDYEFAKKFELEIIPVLEGGNVEEEAYTEDGLHINSDFLNGLDKATAIAKMNDWLSENGLGEKVISYRLRDWLFSRQRYWGEPIPVIHWEDGTSTTVPENELPLLLPKTDQVKPSGTGESPLAVIDEWVNVVDPVTGMKGRRETNTMPQWAGSSWYFLRFMDPHNRNDLASKERLDYWQNVDLYIGGAEHAVLHLLYARFWHKFLYDIGIVPTKEPFQKLYNQGMILGENNEKMSKSKGNVVNPDDIVERYGADTLRMYEMFMGPLDASSTWSEGGIEGSRKFLDRIWRLLLDENDKMRDRITTINTHELDKVYHQTVKKVTEDYDNLHFNTAISQMMIFINEAYKVEALPFEYVTGFVQLLAPIAPHFSEELWVKLGKPEGISYVAWPTYDEAFLVEDEIEVVFQINGKVKTKEMVPSDISNDDMIAMALENSIIKEGIEGKTVRKTIAIPGKLVNVVAN, from the coding sequence ATGGGTTATACGCATAAAACGATTGAGAAAAAATGGCAAAAATATTGGGCAGACAACCGCACCTTCAAAACGACCGAAGAGGGCGGGAAACCGAAATATTATGTACTGGATATGTTCCCTTACCCATCCGGCCAAGGCTTGCATGTAGGCCATCCGGAAGGCTACACGGCGACGGATATCGTTGCCCGCGCTAAACGCGCACAAGGTTTTAACGTATTGCATCCGATGGGGTGGGATGCTTTCGGGTTGCCGGCTGAGCAATATGCGCTGGATACCGGTAACGATCCGGCTGATTTTACTGAGCACAACATCAAGACTTTCAAGCGCCAGATCCAATCGCTTGGATTCAGTTATGACTGGAGCCGCGAAATCAATACGACGGATCCAAGCTACTACAAATGGACGCAATGGATTTTCACAAAATTGTATGAACAAGGCTTGGCCTATGAGGCGGAAGTTTCCGTCAACTGGTGTCCTGCTTTGGGCACGGTGCTTGCAAACGAAGAGGTTGTCGATGGCGTCAGCGAACGCGGCGGCCACCCGGTTTACCGCAAACCGATGAGACAGTGGATGCTGAAAATAACGGCCTATGCAGAACGTCTGCTGGACGATCTGGAATTGGTGGACTGGCCTGAGAGCATCAAAGAGATGCAACGGAACTGGATCGGACGCTCGGAAGGTTCGAACGTCACGTTCAAGATCAAAGATTCGGACAAAGACTTCACGGTCTTCACGACCAGACCGGACACATTGTACGGCGCGACCTATGCAGTCATGGCGCCTGAATTGCCGTTGGTGAAGGAAATCATGTCCGGGCAACAGGCCGAAGCCGTCGAAGCTTACATCGATTCCATTTCACTGAAGAGCGATCTGGACCGTACGGAACTTGCGAAGGAAAAGACCGGCGTATTCACTGGCGCTTATGCGATCAATCCGGTGAACGGCAAAGAAATCCCGATCTGGATTGCCGATTATGTATTGGCGACATACGGAACCGGCGCCATCATGGCAGTTCCTGCCCATGACACCCGCGACTATGAATTTGCCAAAAAGTTCGAATTGGAGATCATCCCGGTACTTGAAGGCGGAAACGTCGAAGAGGAAGCCTACACCGAAGATGGCTTGCACATCAACTCCGACTTCCTGAACGGATTGGATAAAGCGACAGCGATCGCGAAGATGAATGACTGGCTGTCCGAAAACGGACTGGGTGAAAAAGTGATTTCCTACCGACTGCGCGATTGGTTGTTCTCGAGACAGAGATACTGGGGCGAACCGATTCCGGTCATCCATTGGGAAGACGGCACGTCGACAACGGTTCCTGAAAATGAATTACCGTTGCTGCTGCCGAAAACCGATCAGGTAAAACCGAGCGGCACTGGGGAATCCCCGCTTGCCGTCATCGATGAGTGGGTCAATGTTGTCGATCCTGTCACTGGCATGAAAGGCAGACGCGAAACCAACACAATGCCGCAATGGGCGGGCAGCTCATGGTACTTCTTGCGCTTTATGGATCCGCATAACCGCAACGATCTTGCTTCAAAAGAGAGACTGGACTATTGGCAGAACGTCGACTTGTATATAGGTGGTGCCGAGCATGCGGTCCTTCATCTGCTGTATGCGCGTTTCTGGCATAAGTTCCTTTACGATATCGGCATCGTTCCGACGAAAGAGCCGTTCCAAAAGTTGTACAACCAAGGCATGATCTTGGGCGAAAACAACGAGAAAATGTCCAAATCAAAAGGCAATGTCGTAAATCCGGATGACATCGTGGAACGCTATGGCGCAGACACGCTCCGCATGTACGAAATGTTCATGGGACCTTTGGATGCATCGTCGACATGGAGTGAAGGCGGCATCGAAGGCAGCCGCAAGTTCCTGGATCGCATTTGGCGCTTGCTTCTGGACGAAAATGACAAGATGCGAGACCGCATCACAACCATCAACACGCATGAATTGGATAAGGTCTACCATCAGACAGTCAAGAAGGTAACCGAGGATTACGATAACCTGCACTTCAACACAGCAATCTCTCAAATGATGATCTTCATCAATGAAGCCTATAAAGTGGAGGCACTGCCGTTCGAATACGTTACCGGCTTCGTTCAACTGCTTGCGCCGATCGCACCGCACTTCAGTGAAGAGCTTTGGGTGAAACTGGGCAAACCGGAAGGCATTTCCTACGTTGCATGGCCAACGTATGATGAAGCTTTCCTTGTCGAAGACGAGATCGAAGTCGTATTCCAGATCAACGGTAAAGTAAAAACCAAAGAAATGGTTCCGTCCGATATTTCCAATGATGACATGATTGCTATGGCATTGGAAAACAGCATCATCAAAGAGGGGATCGAAGGCAAAACCGTCAGAAAAACCATCGCTATCCCAGGTAAACTGGTCAATGTTGTAGCGAACTAA
- a CDS encoding LysM peptidoglycan-binding domain-containing protein, whose product MLSRNERINQKKKEQLINSFITTNKRLKRSVAVLSTSFFMTTVVKPVQLVLAAETTTLGTTDTQVYSTNPFLNQIIPSATVIAAQNDLYASVMMAQAILESGWGTSTLSKAPNYNLFGIKGEYNGESINMETLEDSGGQNYYPINAEFRKYPSYAESLQDYANLLANGTSWNPTYYAGAWKSNAATYQDATAYLTGRYATDTAYSTKLNRIIAQYGLDQYDNYQPVVDEEIEEPDAGNIDFETPTETPELPTVELPENTDENTDENTPEQETPGESAEDSEDTETPATPETPVQAGNAVHIVQSGDTLYAIAKKYGISLVDLLTLNKLNSNTIYVGDRLVLPDSVAVEEDTPAENVDEETTTPTTPTETPSNPTTSGYTVVAGDTLYKIATANGLTISELKSLNTLTSDTIYVGQKLLLGKATTTTPDTTENGSNSNTGQTTTQSYTVKSGDTLWSIANANNMTVTALKTANSLTSDAIYPGQVLKTTGTSAGTTAPTTGTNTGTMETTITGAFIKPASGYISSPFGYRTSPINGALEFHRGIDIAGSGNISAAQAGVVEVAAYHYSYGNYVVINHGKINGVTIKTLYAHMQSGLSVSVGQTVSQGQKIGVMGTTGSSTGVHLHFEVQENGTVVNPVNYINGTTTVTPGVTTPTTTPATGSSVVVVSGDTLWKIATANGLTVAELKTLNNLTSDAIVTGQTLLLKSAASVTPTTPTTPTTPTTPTTPTAPSTVGTITVASGDTLWKLANANGLSVAELKTLNSLTSDVIVPGQVLTLKSATVTAPSVTQPSTPAPPTSNTTSIITVASGDTLWKIANANGLTVAELKTFNNLSSDYIYPGQSLQVKATVTTGNTSTVVTTPTVTTPTVPTATNKVYTVQKGDTLYKIASANGVSVAELKAWNSLSTDIIFVNQSLKLSATTASTQTTAPTTSAPAASGNTYTVQKGDTLYSIAKKNGVSLAALIEANDITSNIIYVGQVISL is encoded by the coding sequence GTGTTATCCAGAAACGAACGAATCAACCAAAAGAAAAAAGAACAACTGATCAATTCTTTTATCACCACGAATAAAAGACTGAAACGCAGCGTAGCGGTGTTGAGCACATCGTTCTTTATGACAACTGTCGTGAAGCCAGTCCAACTGGTTTTGGCAGCAGAGACGACAACACTTGGAACAACGGATACACAAGTATATTCCACGAATCCCTTTTTGAACCAGATCATCCCGTCCGCGACCGTAATCGCTGCCCAAAATGATCTGTACGCCTCCGTGATGATGGCCCAAGCCATTCTGGAAAGTGGCTGGGGCACAAGCACTTTATCAAAGGCTCCTAACTATAACCTGTTCGGTATCAAAGGTGAATACAATGGGGAGTCCATCAATATGGAGACATTGGAAGACAGCGGTGGACAGAATTACTATCCCATCAATGCTGAATTCAGAAAATATCCTTCCTATGCGGAATCCTTGCAGGACTATGCAAATCTTCTGGCTAACGGAACCAGCTGGAACCCGACATACTATGCCGGAGCCTGGAAGAGCAATGCAGCCACTTATCAGGATGCCACGGCTTACCTGACCGGCCGCTATGCGACGGATACAGCTTACAGCACAAAATTGAACAGGATCATTGCGCAATACGGCTTGGATCAATACGACAACTATCAGCCTGTAGTCGATGAAGAGATTGAAGAGCCGGATGCAGGCAATATCGATTTCGAAACACCGACTGAAACGCCCGAATTACCAACTGTAGAGCTTCCGGAGAATACCGATGAGAATACCGATGAGAATACCCCTGAACAAGAGACACCAGGTGAGTCAGCAGAGGATTCGGAAGATACGGAAACTCCTGCTACACCGGAAACTCCGGTTCAAGCGGGGAATGCCGTCCATATTGTCCAATCCGGCGACACGCTATACGCCATCGCTAAAAAATATGGGATCTCGTTAGTCGATCTCTTGACGCTGAATAAATTGAATTCCAATACGATCTATGTGGGCGACCGTCTGGTGCTGCCTGACAGTGTCGCAGTCGAGGAAGATACGCCTGCGGAAAATGTGGATGAAGAAACAACTACACCAACCACGCCAACTGAAACGCCGTCAAATCCGACAACTTCGGGCTATACGGTAGTTGCTGGCGATACCCTTTATAAAATTGCTACTGCAAACGGCTTGACGATCAGTGAATTGAAGAGCCTGAATACGCTGACGAGCGATACCATTTACGTGGGCCAAAAGTTGTTGTTGGGCAAAGCGACAACGACAACACCGGATACGACCGAAAACGGATCAAACAGCAATACCGGACAAACGACTACCCAATCCTATACGGTAAAATCGGGTGACACACTGTGGTCGATCGCGAACGCGAACAACATGACCGTTACAGCACTGAAGACCGCAAACAGTCTGACTTCCGATGCGATCTATCCGGGTCAAGTCTTGAAGACTACCGGCACATCGGCCGGTACCACAGCGCCAACTACCGGAACGAATACAGGCACTATGGAAACAACTATCACAGGGGCTTTCATCAAACCGGCCAGCGGATACATTTCATCTCCATTCGGATACCGTACGTCGCCTATCAATGGCGCGTTGGAATTCCATCGCGGCATTGATATCGCAGGCAGCGGCAATATTTCCGCGGCGCAAGCGGGCGTAGTGGAAGTCGCGGCTTATCACTACAGCTACGGCAACTATGTTGTCATCAACCACGGAAAAATTAATGGTGTGACCATTAAGACGTTGTATGCGCATATGCAGTCCGGTCTTTCGGTATCGGTTGGGCAGACCGTCAGCCAAGGCCAAAAAATCGGCGTGATGGGAACAACCGGCAGTTCTACAGGAGTCCATCTGCATTTCGAAGTGCAGGAAAACGGGACAGTCGTCAATCCAGTGAACTACATCAACGGCACCACTACAGTGACGCCAGGAGTGACAACACCAACAACAACGCCAGCCACCGGCAGCAGTGTCGTTGTCGTGTCCGGAGACACTTTGTGGAAGATTGCGACCGCGAACGGGTTGACGGTTGCGGAATTAAAAACGCTGAACAACCTGACAAGTGATGCGATTGTGACTGGGCAAACACTGCTCTTGAAGAGTGCGGCTTCGGTAACACCGACAACACCGACAACACCGACAACACCGACAACACCGACAACACCGACAGCACCGTCGACTGTAGGCACAATCACGGTGGCGTCCGGCGATACGCTTTGGAAATTGGCGAATGCCAACGGTTTGAGCGTAGCTGAACTGAAAACACTGAACAGTCTTACTTCTGATGTCATTGTGCCAGGGCAAGTGTTGACGCTTAAGAGCGCGACAGTCACAGCGCCGTCCGTTACCCAGCCGTCGACACCAGCGCCGCCAACGTCCAACACGACGAGCATAATCACAGTGGCCTCCGGCGATACGCTCTGGAAAATTGCGAATGCGAACGGCCTGACCGTCGCAGAACTGAAGACATTTAACAACCTGAGTTCCGATTATATTTATCCGGGTCAATCATTGCAGGTGAAAGCTACGGTTACAACCGGGAATACTTCCACCGTTGTAACGACGCCGACTGTAACGACACCGACTGTTCCGACTGCCACAAACAAAGTGTACACGGTCCAAAAAGGGGATACACTATATAAAATTGCATCCGCAAATGGCGTTTCTGTTGCCGAGCTGAAGGCTTGGAATAGTCTGAGCACAGATATCATCTTTGTGAACCAATCATTGAAGTTGTCTGCAACGACAGCTTCGACGCAGACAACCGCACCGACCACTAGTGCGCCTGCGGCATCCGGTAATACGTATACCGTCCAAAAAGGCGATACCCTGTACAGCATCGCCAAGAAAAATGGCGTAAGCTTAGCGGCTTTGATCGAAGCGAATGATATCACGTCCAACATCATTTATGTCGGTCAAGTCATCAGCCTCTAA
- a CDS encoding TIGR01212 family radical SAM protein (This family includes YhcC from E. coli K-12, an uncharacterized radical SAM protein.) encodes MTNQFLYSDTNKRYHTWNYHLQQHFGEKIFKVAIDGGFDCPNRDGTVAHGGCTFCTVSGSGDFAQNRIDPLPVQLRKGIDMMHKKWPNVKSYIAYFQNFTNTHAPVDILRHRYEQVVNEDGIVGIMIATRPDCLPPETIEYLAELNKRYYIWVELGLQTIHEETSKIINRAHSYDTYLKAVDELRAHNIPVCTHLINGLPGETHEMMMESVNRVILDSDIQGIKIHLLHLMKNTKMVRDYHQGRLRLLEKDEYVELVCDQLEVIPEEIVIHRITGDAPRDTLIGPMWSLKKWEVLNAIDHELERRNTYQGIHNIRNKGEEHVVVRSGLQS; translated from the coding sequence TTGACAAATCAATTTTTATACAGTGACACAAATAAACGTTACCATACATGGAATTACCATCTGCAACAACACTTTGGCGAAAAGATATTCAAAGTCGCCATCGACGGCGGTTTTGATTGCCCCAACCGCGACGGCACCGTCGCACACGGCGGTTGTACCTTCTGCACCGTTTCCGGATCCGGCGATTTTGCCCAAAACCGGATCGACCCGCTGCCTGTCCAATTGCGCAAAGGCATCGACATGATGCACAAAAAATGGCCGAATGTAAAAAGCTACATCGCCTATTTCCAGAACTTCACCAACACGCACGCTCCGGTGGATATTCTGCGTCATCGTTATGAACAGGTCGTCAACGAGGACGGCATTGTAGGCATCATGATCGCAACGCGCCCGGACTGCCTACCGCCAGAAACGATTGAATATTTGGCGGAACTGAACAAACGCTACTATATATGGGTGGAATTGGGACTGCAGACTATCCATGAAGAAACAAGCAAAATCATCAACCGGGCGCACTCCTATGATACCTACCTGAAAGCAGTCGATGAACTGCGTGCGCACAATATCCCGGTGTGCACCCATCTCATCAATGGGCTTCCGGGAGAAACCCACGAGATGATGATGGAGAGCGTCAACCGCGTCATCCTGGATTCGGACATCCAAGGCATCAAGATCCATTTGCTGCATTTGATGAAAAACACCAAAATGGTCCGGGACTATCATCAAGGCAGGCTGCGATTGCTGGAGAAGGACGAATATGTTGAACTCGTCTGCGATCAGCTGGAAGTCATTCCGGAAGAAATCGTCATCCACCGCATCACCGGTGACGCGCCCCGGGACACCCTTATCGGTCCGATGTGGAGCCTCAAAAAGTGGGAAGTCCTGAACGCAATCGACCATGAACTGGAACGCCGGAATACTTATCAAGGAATCCACAATATCAGAAATAAGGGTGAGGAACATGTTGTTGTCCGCAGTGGACTTCAGTCATAG
- a CDS encoding class I SAM-dependent methyltransferase — MLLSAVDFSHRLLKETVCTGDLVIDATVGNGNDTVLMATLVGPTGKVIGFDVQKQAIETTKQKLLLAGLTDQVTLLHQGHETVAEVLADHAEIGSAVFNLGYLHGSDKTIITQKDTTIRAVNALLPKLRIGGYILLVVYSGHPGGIEEKNALLEYVSGLNQALFKVLQYGFINQINHPPILIAIEKKKTPYMK; from the coding sequence ATGTTGTTGTCCGCAGTGGACTTCAGTCATAGGCTACTGAAGGAAACAGTCTGTACGGGAGATCTCGTCATCGATGCCACTGTCGGAAACGGAAATGACACGGTCCTTATGGCTACGTTGGTCGGTCCGACAGGAAAAGTGATCGGATTTGATGTCCAGAAACAAGCCATCGAAACCACAAAGCAAAAACTATTGTTGGCTGGCTTGACGGATCAGGTCACCCTTCTTCACCAAGGACATGAAACAGTTGCGGAAGTGTTGGCCGATCATGCTGAAATAGGCAGCGCCGTCTTCAACTTGGGGTACCTGCATGGATCCGACAAAACGATCATCACCCAAAAAGATACGACCATCCGTGCCGTCAACGCCTTGCTGCCCAAGTTGCGGATCGGAGGCTACATCCTTTTAGTCGTGTACAGTGGTCATCCAGGCGGCATTGAAGAGAAAAACGCCCTGTTGGAATATGTCAGCGGATTGAATCAAGCCTTATTCAAGGTACTGCAATATGGCTTCATCAATCAGATCAATCATCCGCCGATCTTGATTGCCATCGAGAAAAAGAAAACTCCTTACATGAAATAG